Proteins from a genomic interval of Trifolium pratense cultivar HEN17-A07 linkage group LG6, ARS_RC_1.1, whole genome shotgun sequence:
- the LOC123890583 gene encoding protein PIN-LIKES 6-like, translating to MASMERLLMAIENQSPGGQSLLGSIKIAVLPIVKVFTMCSLGLLMASKYVNILPASGRRLLNGLVFSLLLPCLIFSQLGQAVTLEKMLDWWFIPVNVVLSSIVGSIIGFIVASIVRPPYPFFKFTIIHIGIGNIGNVPLVLIGALCRDQNNPFGDSLKCSTDGTAYISFGQWVGAIILYTYVFNMLAPPPEGTFDIDHERLPLKSSTKVDGSTEQAPLLAREEGEEEDNLVVSSASGKSKIKLLLAFLYDKLKLKQILQPPIIASILAMTLGAVPFLKKLIFTPEAPLFFFTDSCMILGEAMIPCILLALGGNLIDGPGSSKLGFRTTAAIVFARLVLVPPVGLGIVTLADKLGFLPADDKMFRFVLLLQHSMPTSVLSGAVANLRGCGREAAAVLFWVHIFAVISMAGWIVLYLSILF from the exons ATGGCGTCGATGGAGAGATTATTGATGGCTATTGAGAATCAGAGTCCAGGAGGACAATCATTGTTAGGTTCAATCAAAATTGCGGTTTTGCCAATAGTTAAAGTTTTCACTATGTGTTCATTAGGTCTTCTTATGGCTTCTAAGTATGTTAATATTTTACCTGCTTCTGGAAGAAGGCTTTTGAATGGT tTGGTTTTTTCACTTTTGCTACCTTGTTTGATATTCTCTCAGTTAGGACAAGCTGTTACTTTGGAAAAGATGCTTGACTG GTGGTTTATTCCTGTGAATGTTGTTTTGAGTTCAATAGTAGGATCAATCATTGGTTTTATTGTTGCCTCTATTGTTCGCCCACCATACCCTTTCTTCAAGttcacaattattcatattGGAATTG GGAATATTGGGAATGTGCCCCTTGTCCTGATTGGTGCTTTATGTCGAGACCAAAACAATCCCTTCGGAGACTCACTTAAATGTAGCACGGATGGAACTGCTTATATATCATTTGGCCAATGG GTTGGTGCTATCATCCTTTACACCTATGTATTTAATATGTTGGCACCTCCTCCAGAGGGAACTTTTGACATTGATCATGAAAGGCTTCCTCTAAAGAGTTCTACAAAGGTTGATGGTTCAACGGAACAAGCTCCACTGCTTGCTCGGGAGGAGGGGGAGGAGGAGGACAATTTAGTAGTTTCAAGTGCTTCAGGGAAGTCAAAG ATTAAACTTCTACTAGCATTCTTATATGATAAGTTGAAGCTTAAGCAAATTCTTCAACCCCCTATCATTGCATCG ATTCTAGCCATGACACTTGGTGCAGTTCCGTTTCTGAAGAAACTGATCTTTACGCCCGAAGCTCCTCTGTTCTTCTTCACTGACAGTTGCATGATTCTTGG gGAGGCCATGATTCCTTGCATTCTGTTGGCATTGGGAGGCAACCTTATCGATG GACCTGGAAGTTCAAAACTTGGTTTTCGAACAACTGCTGCTATTGTTTTCGCGCGGTTAGTTTTAGTACCTCCTGTTGGACTCGGCATCGTGACGTTGGCTGACAAGCTCGGTTTTCTTCCTGCGGATGATAAGATGTTTCGATTTGTCCTACTACTTCAGCATTCAATGCCAACATCTGTCCTTTCAG GTGCTGTTGCTAACTTAAGAGGGTGTGGAAGGGAAGCAGCTGCTGTCTTATTCTGGGTACATATCTTTGCTGTAATATCAATGGCTGGATGGATTGTTCTATACCTCAGCATACTCTTCTGA
- the LOC123890513 gene encoding uncharacterized protein LOC123890513, whose protein sequence is MAYRRRQGISRASTFKEEFHSSLDDPKDSDLQNGSVSSSNSSLSVQAIKASAARHQPALSFALDPSHPDYQRSTSFDAYGHDNKSGFWGVLAHKAKSMLDENNSGLQQHDTKPQTLKSYSFNTFTSPISTQPPESNKRMDNPSIRKGLDAISSSLNQLGDTFEKAYEEGKTIVENKTADLRSQIRRKGNGPEDIYQASDQMQGPSHHETQLKATRDVAMATAAKAKLLLRELKTVKADLAFAKARSSQLEEENKLLREREGSDKGLNHNDDDLIRNQLETLLAEKARLANENETYSRENRFLREIVEYHQLTMQDVVYLDEGMEEVTMDDNGITRVLSISPHALSPRSPDEVVLESTKVMFPVPEEDDKSTSDENDTPPTVSSSQHAK, encoded by the exons ATGGCGTATAGAAGAAGACAAGGCATATCAAGAGCTTCAACATTCAAGGAAGAATTTCATTCATCATTGGATGATCCTAAAGATTCTGATCTTCAAAATGGTTCTGTCTCTTCTTCTAATTCTTCGCTCTCCGTTCAAGCCATTAAAGCCTCTGCTGCTCGTCATCAGCCCGCTCTTTCCTTCGCTTTGGACCCCTCTCATCCTGACTATCAACGATCTACG AGTTTTGATGCTTATGGACATGATAACAAGTCTGGTTTCTGGGGTGTTTTGGCTCATAAAGCAAAATCAATGTTGGATGAAAACAATTCAGGTCTACAACAACATGACACCAAGCCACAAACACTCAAATCATACTCATTTAATACTTTTACTAGCCCCATTTCAACTCAG CCTCCTGAATCTAATAAAAGAATGGACAATCCTTCAATTCGGAAGGGCTTGGATGCaatctcttcttctctcaatCAACTAGGTGACACTTTTGAGAAGGCTTATGAG GAAGGTAAAACAATTGTGGAGAATAAGACAGCAGACCTGAGATCTCAAATCAGGCGAAAAGGAAATGGCCCTGAGGACATATACCAAGCTTCAGATCAGATGCAGGGTCCTTCTCACCATGAAACACAACTCAAGGCAACACGCGAC GTGGCAATGGCAACAGCTGCAAAAGCAAAATTACTTCTTCGCGAGCTAAAAACAGTTAAAGCAGATTTAGCATTTGCTAAAGCACGAAGTTCTCAActtgaagaagaaaataaattactcAGGGAACGAGAAGGCAGCGATAAGGGACTTAATCATAATGACGATGATCTG ATTCGAAATCAACTGGAAACGCTTCTAGCTGAGAAGGCTCGTTTGGCTAATGAGAATGAGACATATTCAAGGGAAAACCGTTTTCTGAGGGAAATCGTGGAATACCATCAGCTGACAATGCAGGATGTGGTGTATCTTGATGAGGGAATGGAAGAAGTCACTATGGATGACAATGGAATCACTAGGGTGCTATCTATCTCGCCACACGCATTATCACCGAGATCGCCTGACGAGGTTGTTCTAGAGTCAACAAAAGTAATGTTTCCTGTACCAGAAGAAGATGATAAGAGTACATCAGATGAAAATGACACTCCTCCCACTGTCTCATCTTCTCAGCATGCAAAatga
- the LOC123890512 gene encoding uncharacterized protein LOC123890512 has protein sequence MAANSDNILSLSLRPTSEVDGGNDSPRVAVCSLCRKALSPDDEITGDLSTGSVCGDCKFLLLEDFGNHTLTQSSRRRLRGRLRHGSSESVENPTSVDEDQFVDGDNPAWSLQYASANTTPSGSRSWRHALSDTDSDGFDNWHSLHGENEFGNWSPLYGENESSSSFIPYRIPRSETDSFSFSAYGGESDISVDRQSFVGTGIFNLPDEGDEFDSDTDIDPMHAGIGHWNSDDTQDNDEEEEDEDDEDEGERELPEVEAATEPEGIFSQIIRETWLALDDADLPHGSDFGDFLDTRRFDDLLDHLAQNDSSRRGAPPAAASFVNNLPCVVISKEHEKHDELVCAICKDVLALGTKVNQLPCSHLYHSHCILPWLKTRNSCPLCRFELPTDDKDYEEGKQTTDGRNVIYERHQLNVMDDSFSDISDGAEAGEEDGITTHDTADSSAIRGGRGRWLFLAAAPIVSLVGMVIVLWLGRNSQIEGTRHSSAHYLSAQNQHGVRVYGSQNQRESRSRRWWCPF, from the coding sequence ATGGCTGCAAATTCTGATAATATCTTGTCCTTGTCATTGCGGCCTACTTCAGAGGTTGATGGTGGCAATGATTCTCCCCGGGTTGCAGTGTGTTCTCTTTGCCGCAAGGCCTTATCACCTGATGATGAGATAACAGGCGATCTTTCCACCGGTAGTGTATGTGGTGATTGTAAATTTTTATTGCTTGAAGACTTTGGGAATCACACCCTTACACAAAGCTCTCGAAGGAGGCTTAGAGGAAGATTGAGACATGGTAGTTCTGAATCAGTTGAGAACCCTACATCTGTAGATGAAGATCAATTTGTAGATGGTGATAACCCTGCATGGTCATTGCAATATGCTAGTGCAAATACGACTCCTAGTGGGTCTAGAAGCTGGAGGCATGCTCTCTCAGATACTGACAGTGATGGTTTTGATAATTGGCATTCTCTTCATGGTGAAAACGAATTTGGTAATTGGTCTCCTCTTTATGGTGAAAATGAATCAAGTTCGAGTTTTATACCGTATAGGATTCCTCGCAGTGAGACTGATTCTTTTTCTTTCAGTGCTTATGGAGGTGAGTCAGATATCTCTGTGGATAGACAGAGTTTTGTAGGCACTGGAATTTTTAATTTACCTGATGAGGGAGATGAGTTTGATAGTGACACTGACATAGATCCAATGCATGCTGGCATTGGCCATTGGAATTCGGATGATACACAAGATAATGACGAAGAAGAGGAGGATGAGGACGATGAAGACGAGGGGGAAAGAGAACTACCTGAAGTAGAAGCTGCTACTGAACCTGAGGGAATATTTAGCCAGATAATCAGAGAAACTTGGTTAGCTTTGGACGATGCTGATTTACCTCATGGATCTGATTTTGGAGATTTCCTCGATACTAGACGCTTCGATGATCTGCTTGATCATCTTGCTCAAAATGACAGCTCAAGACGAGGAGCACCTCCTGCTGCTGCGTCATTTGTGAATAATCTTCCTTGTGTAGTCATTAGCAAGGAACACGAGAAGCACGATGAACTAGTTTGTGCCATCTGCAAGGATGTATTGGCCCTTGGCACTAAAGTAAATCAACTTCCATGTTCTCACCTTTACCATTCTCATTGCATTTTGCCGTGGTTGAAGACACGTAATTCATGCCCTCTTTGTCGTTTTGAGCTTCCAACCGATGATAAGGATTACGAAGAGGGAAAACAGACCACTGATGGTAGAAATGTGATCTATGAGAGACATCAACTAAATGTTATGGATGATAGTTTCTCTGATATTTCTGATGGAGCTGAAGCGGGTGAAGAAGATGGTATCACTACTCATGATACCGCAGATTCTTCTGCAATAAGAGGTGGCAGAGGAAGATGGTTGTTTCTTGCTGCAGCTCCAATTGTTAGTCTAGTAGGAATGGTTATTGTACTGTGGTTAGGTAGGAACTCTCAAATTGAAGGGACTAGACATTCGAGTGCTCACTATTTGTCTGCGCAAAATCAGCACGGTGTTCGTGTTTATGGTTCTCAAAACCAAAGGGAGAGTAGAAGCAGAAGATGGTGGTGTCCATTCTAA